AATCATCTATTTAAATAGCATATCATCTATCTATTATTTGTTAATTTGCAAAGGTTTTATTCTGTCTTATGTCTAGCAAtattacatttcatttttctaGATGGAACAATTGGAGGTGAAAATGTTTGTTTGCTTAGGGTATCTCACAACAAAAAGTCTGATGCTTTATTTCAAATCTATGACTATTCTCCTATATCTGACTCCACTCCTCTACCTTAGGACAGTAAAAATCCTGTAGCCTTAGACAGAAGAATATGCTATCCCATAGTAATGTCATATATCAGAATGATAGAAGCAACCCCTGATTTTGCTATATTAAAAAGTTCATATTCTTGATGTAACTCGAGTGCCCAACATTAATTTTTAGTACTTGTTGCAACTTGTTCTATATTCACTTTTACTCAGAACAACAATGTGACTATATTAATGTTTTGTTTAGAGCACAGCAGGTATAAGTGAAACCCAGGATAGTTGCCTGAAAGTTTACAACTACTTAAGAGTGTTTCCTTTCTAAGGATGTCAGAATACTTTGTAGCTCTAAGGTAAATCTGATCAAGTGAATTAGATACTAAATCTAGGCTACTGAGTTGTTCTGGAAACGGATGTTCCCCACACTGAAAACgcagatttaaaaaatataaatgctaAAAAGCAGTTTTGAGTGTTGAAAGGTGGGGTCTAAGGGTCCCCTAAAAACCAAGAGTGAACTCTCACTTTATTTCAGAGTTATTTTTTGAAAACATACCTTTTCTTTGCAGCTAGAAAGCATGCTAATAATGCTAAGACAAACTGATTGCACTGAAAGAGCAGGAGACCAATCTTCTGTTAGAATAGATAAACAGATATGACCATTGCTATAAACATGAGGATGAACAGGGATATTTTCACCTGTAAACATGACctgaaaatataacaaaaatacaattaatattttaataatacaaTATTTAATAATACAATATTTCAACAAGTACTTCAGATGTGGTACTCCACCAGAgcagcaggaatgacatcactggcagcaacagactgccactaattaaagagttccttgtTTTATTTGGGGTTGCATATGATGCATACACAATGAAACAAGGTTGCATGCAGCCTGAAATTAAGAATAAGGAACTCTTGAATTTGTCACTCTTGCTGATGGTATTTCTCTGCACCAGAAGAGCTCCATAAGAGGATACACACCAATATTTTAATATACTCCAATGCCATAGTTGAAAACTTGAAGAATGTGGTTCACAGTTACTTCTTCTATTTTTCTACTCAGAGCAGATAGCTTACCATCTTCTATGTTTTAGCCTTGTTAATATAAACTGACTATTTCCTTGATAATCTTGATATTATTCCTAAAGTGAGATTTCAGTCTCTcatttcattattctgtgatgtTCCCTGTATAGAATTcactatttctttcattttcttttcaaccAAGGTAAGACCTttaaaaaagggacatggtggcgctgtgggttaaactgctgaagcctctgtgctgcaaggtcagaaaacctgcagtcgtaagatcgaatccacgggacggagtgagcccccatcgcctgtcccagctcccaccaacctatcggtttgaaagcatgcaaaattcaaaaatgtgagtagataaataggtaccacctcagtgagaaggtaaatggtgttccgtgtctagtcatgctggccacgtgaccacggaggattgtctgtggacaaacgctagctctatgggttggaaacagagatgaacacTGCcgcctagaatcggacacgactggacaaattgtcaagggtatGTTTTAACCTAAGTACTTTAAACATATTCTAACATGTAGCTTTTTGTAAACTATTTTTAATGCCTAATCTACTATATAATTGCTTGAGCATATCCTGGAAATCCCAGTCATCCATTTGCTCACCATTAGAACTGGAAATGGTACCAGTGTTATTCTACCAGATACTAACAGGGAAAGAATGAAAACTGGTGTCGTGCAGCAGTTAACAGCATCAtcataaatgtttttaatttcattttttcatCATAAATAATACCTTCTTTCTTTGTGACACTATATTACTAAAAGGCAAAAGAACACTCTCAGGGCAACATCACCTGATAAAAAATGCACAAATTGCATACATCAtaggaaacagaagcaaaaaaccTGTAACTAAGATACTGAAACTAAAACTCGCTATCAAGTCTAGGTCCTGAGCCTCAAAatgtttgttgtgttttatttatttattaatattattttcaaaaataaaggcACATAATAGCAGATAGTATTTTAGGTTTCTAGTGAACAGCAGCCAATGGTGTTAACTTATGTCTTCAATCTAGCTTGCAGTAGGACAGTGAGCTATTTTTGAGTCATAGATACATGGCCAAAACTCCTCTGAACAAAGAGACATATACTTACCTGaaagaaacagcagaaaataATTAGCTTGGAGTTCAAGTAAGATTTCATAACTTGTTGTGggtaattgcagctaactgtACAGGTGCTGAGGCAAATTATGGCTGTGCAATTAGGCACAGGACAGAGACATTTCCCAGCAGCTCATCAATTAGACTTAGTTAGCTGTGACAAGTTATGAACTGTCAGTTACTGTGAATATTTTGGAGCCACATCAAGCATCAGATTTATGATGAAACTATTGTTGTGCTTTAATAAAAACAAGGTCAGTGACTTATCATGAATTTATATCTAATATTACCTTATAACgagtttaaaatttaaatgaagcATACGACACTGTATGTTACCTGAGGAGAGTCAAACGGATAGCGACTACTGAATTTAAACAGCAGTTGAAATTTCTCCCCTTCATATAATGTTCCAGGAGCACCTTCCATATCTACAATCCaccttcagaaataaaaaaagaattattgtaGTCTTGCTTTAATAGTATCAATGAAGACAATATAATTAATTACTCAACAATTTTAGAATTAATCATTCTACTCTATTTTAATAAAAGTTATGACTACCTTAACAAATAACCAGGATTGGGCATCCAGGTTTGTTGAGAGAAGCCAAAggttataaaataatattttatgctCCCACCTCCCAAAACATGAACACTGGGAGAAAATGCTGAAACATTTTCCATTATACTCACAAAAATACAAGAGCAAATCTCTATTATTTTCTACAAAAAAGAGACAGGTGCCCTTTTAAATGAAGTCTCTAAGtgagaaatattttattacacattCCCAAATCTGGCCGTTCTAACCACCAGCCTGTATGCTGCAGAGTCTAGAGGGGCCAACTACTcaaaagtggctgaaatcctgttgtttagtatagtaggttgtactagaataggcccattgaatctgtgttggtgaatcaactcctccgtaagttccattcACTCAAATGGTCCTAGCATATGAAATTGtgattagagtaagcccatttgaatcaatggaggtgttgactcacccaatccccattTTCTCCACATTACTCTTCAAGTTCATTAAATAACAGACACAAATAGGCAACATCTATATAGTGCAGTGCAGCATTTTTATGGATTTTCTTTATTTGTCCAACTATTATATTatctcaaaaaaagagaaaagaaccaaaaaacccccaaaacaaattaaaatagagagattacttacctgtaactctggttcgtCGAgttgtcatctgtgaattcacactaatgggttaagtctgtgCCTGCgtagaggcctcggaatattctagagctaaaagttcGCTAGTACCGCCCCCCCATAGCCCACATGGTCTGCCCATCCTAGCGATTGCCTCAGTTCCCCAATGCCATtcaaagagagagacagacgtgatggacagaggggaggacgggtgggaagtgtgaatcCACAGATGACCATTCAAAGAAGcagagttacagataagtaacctctctttcttcttcgtggtctctgtgaatgcacactaatgtgACTAACAGGTTTACCTTATAGGTGGAGGAACATCATGGCAAAACAGAAGACAGAACCGTGCATCCAAAACTTGCATCCGCCTTGGCACGCATGTCCAAACGATAATGAGATGCAAAGGTAGATGGAGTTGAGCAGGTGGCAGCCCTGCAGATATCGTGGACTGGAACACCTCTAAGAAAGGCAGTAGACGTTGCTAACActctggtggaatgtgccttGACAATGTACGGAAGAAGCTTGTTAGCAAGTTGGTAAGTCAGATGAATTGTTTGCACAAGCCACCTTGAAATGGTTTGTGGAGAAATTTCCTCTCCTCTATGAGGAGGGTGAGGAGAGATAAACAAGTGCTTGGGCTTTCTAAAGGAAGCAGTCCTTTTGATGTAGAAAGCAAGAGCACGCCGCATGTCCAAGAGGTGGAGTGATCTCTCAACATGAGAGTATGGTTTAGGAAAAAAAGTGGGCAGAATGATTGGCTGACAGACGTGAAAATCAGTAGCTACTTTGGGAGTTAAGGAAATATCTGGATATAGGGTGAAACTGTAAAAAGGGAGGATCAACACGGAGCACTGCCAATTCTGATGCTCTACaggcagaggtgatagccactagaaACAGGACCTTAAAGGATAGCAGACGATCTGTCGCATAGGTGAGGGGTTCGAAAGGAGGAACAGATAAATGCCGCAGGATGGTATGTTAGTGACCACTGAGTCATAGGGAAGGGTCTTGGAGGGTTCGGGTGGGCTACTCCTCAAAGGAATCTCTTCAAAGTAGGATGTCGAAACAATAAAGCAGCATCCAAATCTTGGGGTTGGTGCACAACGATAGCTGACTTAAACATAGATAAGGAAAAAGgtcaaggtcaaggttccccttgacatttagtccagtcgtgtccgactctagggggcggtgctaatccccgtttccaagccgtagagccagattttgtccatagacaacagtttccatggtcacgtggctagcgtgactagacacgaaacgtggttaccttcccaccgtggtagtacctatttatctacttgcatttgcttttgaactgctaggttggcaggagctgggacaagtgacgggagctcactccgtcacgtggatttgatcttacaactgcaggtcttctgaccttgcagcacagaggcttctgcggtttaacctgcaccaCTACCACGTCCCTTAGATAAGGATAAGTGATGGTCAAAGTAAGACAGAAAGAGTAATACAGCTCTCAAAGTAGTTGGTGCAGTTGGAAGATTCTGCGTCCTTGCAAACTTTTGAAAGGCCAACCATTTGTAAGAATAGAGATGATTTGTAGGTTTCCTGAAATGGGAACGAATATTGCTTAGCGAGGTAAGATTCTCCAAGCCATCAAATGTAGGGACTGGAGGTAGGGATGGAAGGTCAGTCCTTGGTGTTCTGTGAGGAGGTGATGGAGGCAAGGTTGCCGAATTGATTGGCATGTCATGGAGGTCAACATTGTGAACCACGGTTGCCTCGGCTAGTACGGGGCAATTAGGATTGCGTTGGTGTGATCCTGTTTTGGCTTGACGATGGTTTGCAAGAGGAGTGGTATTGGAAGGAACAGACAGATGGGGTGAATAGTATGGATTTTGCatgtcggacacgactggacacagCCCCAAACAATGCGGAGGCTGGCAAGTGGAGATATCGGATCGGCCAGTGTGGTggtattttgatttctttttcttgactGTAACTGGATCAGGAACTGAAGGTGATCCAGAGCAACACTCTGATACCGAGTCAACCAAGCATTTGGGGCTCAAAGAGGCTGAATATTCTGCTACAATTACCTCAGACAAGGTATCTGCCCACAAGGGAGACCTTGTAAGCAGAGGAGATGGTAGTTGTCCTGAAACAGGAGGGATAGATTCCTTGTCAGTATCCAATTCAATGGTGGGATGGATCTGTACCGAAGACGGCTGTACCCAGTCTTGTTCTTCTGGTAGTGGCTTCTTTTGGCTTTGTGGTGGATTTCAACTTAGGTTTGGATGTTGGAGTGGATTGTGCTGTAGATCCCGACAACTTAGATTTCAAAGTCTTGGTTTTTTGAGATTGTACTGGTGAAAAAGCGACTAAAGAAGCAGGCAACTGAGGAGTCTGAGAACTGTCTGTTGCGACTGGTGGACAAAGGGACTGGTCCCACAGATAAGACCTAAGTTTTTGTTGTCTAAGATTGATAGCTTGCTTGGTAAAATTATTGCAATTGGAGCAGCTGGAAGGCTGATGTGATTCTCCCAAACAGAATAAGCAAGTGTTATGGCCGTCTGACAGTGGAAGTTTATTAGTGCAGGAGACACACTTTTTGAAAGGGCTCACGGGGGCCATAAAAGGTGGGAAGCGGGAAAGACTTAAGGGGGGGTTAAACGGAGAAGAGTCCAAATGATTAACGAATAAtgatttttaaggggaaaaatcaAGTAGAGAATCAAAGATGAATATGAACGATTTAACAATAGTGATCTTCTTATTCTCTTTCAGAATGAACCAAATCTTCCAAGCGAAGCTCTAGAGGCGAGACCTCAGCagcggaaaaaaaggaactgaggtaatcgcTAGGATGGGCGGACCACGTGGGCTATGGGAGGGCGGTCCTAGCAAACCTTTAGCTCTAAAATAGTTGTAGGCCTCTGCACAGGcgcagacttaacccattagtgtgcattcacagagaccacgaataAGAAAGCATATATTCCAACTAGAGTTATGTGACACCATTCAGACCAAAGGGCCCCAAAATCAAAGCTAAATAAAAATCATAATGCCCATAACTTTTCAGAATTTTGTGTAAAATTACAGAGCCATTTAGGATTCTAGGGaatgactttgttgttgtttagtcattaagtcgtgtccaacactTCATGACCTCTGGACCAGAGcagaccaggccctcctgtcttccactgcctcccggagtttggtcgaATTCaagctggtagcttcgatgacaccgtccaaccatctcattctccgtcgtccccttctcgccttcacactttcccaacatcaggggcctTTCCAGGGAGTTTaccatgagatgaccaaagtatttgagccttagcttcaggatctgtccttccagtgagcactcaggattgatttccttcaaaatggataggtttgttctctttgcagtccaagggcattctcaagggtctcctccagcaccacaattcaaatgggAATGACTAAATAAGACCAACTGCCAAACATGCAAATCCATACTATTCACATATGCATACTATGCCATCAAAGCATACTGCACAGACATGTATACTGTACCatcagtgtggtgtaatgcagtggtccccaactttgggcctccagatgttcttggacttcaactcccagaaatcctggccagcagaggtggtggtgaaagctacTGGGTGgtgtaatccaagaacacctggaggcccaaggttggggatccctagtgtagtggatagagtaatggactaggactctggagatcagggttcgaatccctgctcagccatggaaactcactggaggagtggaattggtaaaactactctttaaatacctcatctaccttgaaaatcctattagggttgctgtaactcAGTTTTAACTTAGTGGCCCATAACAACAATTGCCATCAAAACCAAGTAATGTGTATGTATAGGCTAGGACTTGTATATTTTACAATTGTAAGTAATATACTGCTAGAAAAAAATGATTGACTATTCTTAGTTTCACTGTAAAACAAGTTGGAAAGTGTAGATACTCACTGTGTAATTGAATTCTGTACACTTTTCTCATTCAAGGTCATTCCTGGTGGTGGGTCGTTTTGTAAAGCCAATAGTTCTTTCTGTAGTCTTTtctaatgaaaacaaaatgatgtttaaaaatattaaggAAAGCATAGATATTCCTCAACATTATTGTTCAGGACATATCAGTGCAAAGCAACAAACAATGTTGCAAACAATGTTGTTGAAACCTTAAAACACACATAATAAATATATCCATTCATTTTAAGAGAGCAAATAACAAGCTTCATGATTTCTAAGTCACAGTTATTTAATTTTGCATCTTGCATGGTATTAAAGTTTCTAGAAACAACTCCCAGCATACTAAGAAGTACAAGACATTCATTTTGCTTGGTATTAAGAAACATAGATGTTAAATTTTAGCAGTAATATTCAAAGTGATGAGCCAATCCTCCAAAATATGGAAGTAGATTATGCATTAAATGACATAATCCACAGAACCAGAGCACTAATTGGGACCCAGTGCTTATGTTTCCCAAATAGAAGTCATCTATGCTATATGGGATGTCGCAATAGAAACAAAGGCAATCTCTCTCTTATGGCCCAGGGAGCTGGTAATGATGGCCAAACATTTTTGTGTACTTAAATATCACTCTCAACAATGTGCAATATAAGGATATAATTTTTCTAGAATGAACActagagaggattttttttaaatgttaatggCTTCTGCCAAGAGTTCAGAGACCACATAAAGCCATATTCATTGAGCACTCTCAAATATGTTTGCTTTAATTACTTTATTGCCCTCTAATATTATTTACATTTGAACAACAATGTTCGTGTATAGAATCTACACATAAAGATTAATTGCTAGGCTTGATTTGCATAccacttttggactacaattgtGCTAATGATATTTAACAAAGTCACTAAGAAGTAATTTAAAGTAACAATTTCATAAATTGCATATACTGAATGAACCCTCACTGGTGAAAACAAGTATTTACTACTGACAATCCAAAAATAAATAGCTAAAAACTGACTGGAAAGTGTAGAAGGCAACTGGGTAAAATGATCTCTCTCATTCTCTAAAAACACGGCTGGGGAAAAAAGCCAGAATAAGCATGCTTTTTCACTTATTCTGTATCTGTGTTTATCAGATAAAAGAATTAATATGTACACATAAGAAAAATGGCAAATGACAGAAACACAGTATACGTATCTGCCTCACAGACTACCATCACAAATGCAATAGAAGTAATTTAATAAAAAACACCAAGCTAGAGTATCTGTTTCATATTTTCATAAATATTAGTGCATCAACTTCACTTAAAAGCACAGGAAGTCTAAGGCAGTGCCCTTGATCCTTCTCATAACAggagatgggggtggtggtggaagcaatGAAATCTGAGGCACTAACCCAGATTTCTATGTTCAGATAGAAATAAAGAGTTCTGATTAGTGAcgtcaaaataaaaagaacaaagttCACAACAATGGTTGGTAAATTACAATACAATCCTGTTCATGTCATAAGCTCCACTAAATTCAGTGGGAGTTACTTCCTGGTAAAGTGTGTTTGGGATTCCAGTCCTAGTCATCACAATTAGTGGCTGAAGActgcatttagaaaaaaaaaattgtagacaTGTGCTCTTAATTATGaagcagcaaaaagaagaaagactcAAAAGGACCTTGAGATGCAACATAGTAAGTGCTTCTATAGGTATGTAAACCAGTATGCATGATCTTGTACAAGTGTAGCAGTTTTTAAGGTGGCACAAGACTCCTGGCAGTTGAAGCACTTAAAGGGCTTCTTTGAACTGTAATCCTAATATTATCTctaaattatttgttttgttatatCTTACCTTTCTCCCAGAATTAAAAATCAAGTCAGCCTACAACAAGATTAAAAAGCTGGTACCATAAAAATGTTTAATATCAAAACACCAATATATTATTAACTATGCCTGAACTGAAAGTATTTTAGAACATAAGGAAAAAGTTTACCTCTGTTAACAGCTTTTCCTCAAAAATTGCCCAAAGCCCACCACATAAAAAATTTGACCACTAAGAAAAAGATAACAAATTAAAACCTGTAATTCCCTATCAATGTGGAACCATACAGGTTGAGCCACTAGTTTCAAGAATTAAACCAAACTGTAACAATATCCTATTACTGTTACCTCAAAATTGAGGGAGGTGCAGTTTTACAGATAGGAAGGGGAAAATGGTATATTCCAACATAAATTCCTAAAGTGCCATAATCTTTATGGTTGACCAAATGGTTGGTAATCAAAGGAAAACCCTATCAAAACTTGCAAAACCTTAGCTACAGAGCTGCCCTGAATGAGACAAGAAGAAAGAGGACTTCTTAAACATCATTAACACCCTCAAGCTTTCCATGGTTactatgctgttttttttttccaggagcagGTCCACTAAACCAGCAGTCCCCAATCTTTCTGGGACcacggactggctgagcctctgaggaaggcaggacATCCCCCCGCACTCATCCGGGCGCTCTCTCTCACAGGCGCATGAGCAAGgcggtgggggagcactcacaccaGTGCTGGTTCAtgcgtgcacaaagcagctgtggggaggagagtcCGTGTGGGGAGCGGGAGGTGTGTCTCTGTGGCCCaatctggctcaggccacagactggcactgggccacggaccaggggctGATGATCTCTGCACTACACAACTTGATCTTGGAAAACCTGAAATGCCAAGAAATGCCACTAACCTGTTGCAGTTGCCTTGTAATTTGGCCTTTGGCTAAGTCACTGAAAGACAGACCTACCTGAACTGCAGGCTGCTGGTGCAACCTAAGCAAGGTTGGCTAAGAAGAAGATTGCACCAAAAGGACTGTTTTTGGAGACAGCAATATAAGGACATTACTCTTTTCAGATGAATCTTGGAAGACTCATTGAGGCTCAGTAAATATAGTAACCAAAACTTACAGAAATTTAAACTCTTTTCCAAGCTTTCATTACTCCTCAATGGTAATAATTTATGTTCAAATTATGTGTGTTTGATAAgctggagaaaaaagaaagggaatgtcAAGGCTACACCACTGATGGAAAAATCAGGAATGACTGTGGGACAGGGAGTGAGACATAGCCATGAGCACCAGATGGGTCAGATTCTCAGGAACACGCTTTATAGATGCAAAGGGATTCGTGATGTCTTCTAGAAATTTTCCTACATGAAATGTAGGAAATGTTTTGCAGATAAAATCACTTGTAATCATTCTGATTCTTCAAAATGGATGGTGTTTTGGTGCTCCCTAAGATATACCTCAGTGACATGATTTTCTTAAGTAAATTTATTCAGATCACTTGCAGTGTGATCTTAGCCTTGAAAAAAACTGACTTGGTCACTTCAAATGATTGGCTGGTGTACAGAGATGAGCAGGCAGGGCACTACCATACTAATTCTCTTAGAATCCCTTAGAGGTTTTTGATACCATAGACCAGCCATTCTTAAGCTTTAAGACATAAActtaatatgaaagaaatatacagtggaccctcaacttacgaaagtccctacttacgaaaatttcgaggtacgaaaagctctggccacaaaattttggttcgacttgcagccagagcttcaacctacgaaaggcagggggaaagagcgggaaattcaaagccgtccccgctgccctctgcctcccgcccctgctgccctctgtctcccgtccccgTTGCCTGTCcccacaggaggcagagggcaccgtgGACGGAAAACAGAGGACAGGGGAGGGGGTTTTGAAGGCTGGGAAGCCAAAAGCCAGCAGCGGGTGCGGAGCGCTTTTCGGCTTCCCAGGCTTCAAAACCCCCTCCGCTGCCATCTAGCTGCTCTGCGCCCACTGTCCGCtttcagcttcctgggcttcaaaaccccctccgctgccctctgtctcccgtccacggtgccctctgtctcctgtggggacaggaggcaaagggcaaaggggacaggagacaaagggcagcggagggggtttggaagcctgggaagttGAAAGCCGACAGCGGGCGTggagcggctttcggcttcccgggcttccaaagctgcacctgcaaAGAGAACCATGaacgggagacagagggcagcggaggaGGTTTTGAAGTCCAGGAAGCAGAAAACCGACACAGATTAAAAACTGGagcagattaaatggttttcaatgcattcctatgggaaatggaccctcgacctacggacttttcatcctgtggccaccattccaatacggattaattccttaagtcgagggtccactgtaaactgAATCAGAATtgcataagtcacataatgaaccttataaagtggtgtgtaaagaattgtttccagtctgtggccttctTTAAATGTGACAGCCCCCTCCCCCGGGTTAGAATGGCTGTCATAGAACAAGGTATGTTCTacaaccagtggttcccaaccttcggtctccatatgttcttggattaaaacccCCAAAATCATTCACCATTAGTTATGCTGGCTAAGATTTTTGGGAGCTGTCATCTGAGAACATCTGTGCACCCAatgttaggaaccactgctctagaccactggttcttaaccttgggttactcaggagttttggactgcaactcccagaagccttcaccaccaactgtgctggctggggtttctgggagttgcagttcaaaaacatccgagtaacaaaggttaagaaccactgctctagaccatctAAATCGGATCAGAAGGTGATACTTTCTCTATAGTGATTCCGGTCCTTCCTGAAAAGTCAGACCCAGATGATGGTACTTTGTGATTCTTTTACAACATGGCCTCTGGGGAACCACAAGGTTCCACTTTGACTCCAACtcttgttattatatattaatctcacttatatcccacttttctctcaATTCATGGGCCAAGAGCAATTAAACCATTGTGAGGTCATGTAGCGGTTTGTGCCAGGGTATCATTGGTATACAGACAAATCACAACATTAGCTTTCACCCAACTCCAGAGCAGCAACAGAAGTCATAAATCAGTGTTCAGAGTCAACAAGCTGAAAATTAATCTACACAAGTCAGTGGTTCATAATAAGTGTAATCTAGTTAAAATGTCTCGGTCTGTTCTGAATGTTTTGTACTTTCTTTGAGAAAGCAAGTAAATAGCTTGGGATTGCTTCCTAGCAAATCACACTGTAAAAATGCAGTGTGTTATGCTAAGAGTACCATTCATTATCTGCCCCTGTACCCGGAAAAAAATAAGGACTTCAGTTCATTAATCTATGTTCCTGTTACCTTCCAAT
This sequence is a window from Pogona vitticeps strain Pit_001003342236 chromosome 4, PviZW2.1, whole genome shotgun sequence. Protein-coding genes within it:
- the UBE2W gene encoding ubiquitin-conjugating enzyme E2 W isoform X1, which encodes MASMQKRLQKELLALQNDPPPGMTLNEKSVQNSITQWIVDMEGAPGTLYEGEKFQLLFKFSSRYPFDSPQVMFTGENIPVHPHVYSNGHICLSILTEDWSPALSVQSVCLSIISMLSSCKEKRRPPDNSFYVRTCNKNPKKTKWWYHDDTC
- the UBE2W gene encoding ubiquitin-conjugating enzyme E2 W isoform X2, with translation MTLNEKSVQNSITQWIVDMEGAPGTLYEGEKFQLLFKFSSRYPFDSPQVMFTGENIPVHPHVYSNGHICLSILTEDWSPALSVQSVCLSIISMLSSCKEKRRPPDNSFYVRTCNKNPKKTKWWYHDDTC